Within Corvus moneduloides isolate bCorMon1 chromosome 23, bCorMon1.pri, whole genome shotgun sequence, the genomic segment GGCACCAGTTTTTCTTTGATTTGAAGACCAGGATAAACACTCATATTGCAGTTGCAAAACGTGGACTCTTACCCTGGCCTCTACTAGATCTGGAGAAATTCAAAGCCACTTTGTGGACTTCAGATAAATTCTACGGATTTTTGTTGTACAGATTTtttcatagagtcatagaatcacagaatatttcaaGTTAGAAGCAACCCAGagggatcatcgagtccaattCCTGgtcctgcccagacaccccaacaatcccaccctgtgcctgggagcattgtccaaatgctcctggagctctggcagccttggggcagtgaccattccctggggagcctgtccAGTGCCCCACCTGCCTCCGGGGGAAGAACTTTTCCTAATAATCAACCTAACATCCCCCTGTCACAactccagcccttcccttggtcctgtccctggtcacacagagcagagatcagagctgcccctcCCTTCTTCTGTTCTGATTTTTGTCATGCAGATTTTTGCAGAATTAGGAGTAGAATTATactctttatttcctttgaagaaagataaaaatttgTAGCTCCCTAAAATACAGTTCACTTATACTTAAGACACAACAAAGGCAAACTCAACCCTTTTCCACTCAATATTACTTGTTTCCTGAAGAGATAGAACCAGACGTGACAGCACGGCAATGCCAGTTGTTTGTGTGTGATAAGAGCCAGTCCCAAATTTGTTCTTGCAGTGATTTAACCTCTGAGACACCTCGTGGTGGAAATACTCACTGCCGGCAGCAGGGCCACGGCCAGAATCCATTTTAAAACAACGTGGAGTTTCCATTCTGCAGTGCTTGGAAGTGGCTGAAGTCCCACAGCCATTACACCACTGATTCGGGGCCAGGATCAATCTGTGGctcctttttgtttaaaaaatataaagccATAgggaattttttgttgttgttgttgctctCCTGCAAGGAAAGCctgggagaattgggattgcTCAGCTTGCAGAAAATAAGACTTTGGGAAGACCTAATtctttccagtacctgaaggagctggcaagaaagatggagagagacaatttacaagagcctggagtgacaggacaaaggggaatggattcccactgccagagggcagggctaggtggatatggggaaggaatttttccctgtgagggtggggaggccctggcacagggtgctcagagcagctgtggctgcccctggatccctggcagtgtccaaggccaggctgggcagggcttggagtCACCTGGGAtaggtgttcctgcccatggtaggggctggaacaggatgggctttaaggtcccttccaacccaaactattcaTGATTCAATGAAGAATGAAACTGGCCTTTGACCTCCCCAGGgtatcagaaatatttatgagATTGATGATGTTGTAtcacagcactgccacagctccaggtCTGTGCAATTAACATGAGACTTTCCCTTGGGTTTCTCAcggggtttgttttttgtatttttcagacCTGAAACTGAATGTGAAACATCCTTGGGAGCTTGAGAGGGGGATGGACTGACACACGGGTGAAGGGAAGGTATAAAAACGTCGTGCTGGAATCACGTTGTGTCTCCCGCGCGGCACTGCTGAAACCAGGGGCACTGAAGAGATGGAATGTGCTTTTGGCCTGTTTTCTGTAATGGAACATGGAGTGTCGGGACTGCAACCACTATGGACTTGGGTacagctgctttatttttcacctCAGAACGCACCGGGTACATTTTGGGAAATTTCCGTTGATTTTGTTCGCACCAAGCCTTGTCCTGCATTCCCAGGGAGTCTGGAAACCGCGGATCGCTGTtcccaggggtttttttggcgCTTCCCTGCCCGATTTTTCACACAAAAGAGTGAACGTGACCCTCCATGTTGGCGCCGGGGCTCCACTACCACCCTTGAATGCATAAATCGGACATTTTTTATCTCAGATTGGGTTTCAAAGCAGAAGCGAAGGCTCCGGCCGCGCTGAAGCAGCGAACTGTAATTGAAATTACGTTTATTTGACATTTTTCCAGCCGCAGCCGCGGCTGAGGGCGCCCTGAGGCGCCGCGCAGACAGGCCAGGGCCGCGCCTCCGCCTGATTGACAGCCGACCCAGCCAATCACGACGCCCGCTTCCGCCGTGACTTCGCCTCCCGCCGCTCAGGCTGCCCAATCAGCACGCGGGGGGTTAACGGACCGTCCCGTGCAAACGTCGGCGGTCAAACGCGCCAATGGACAGAGGGCAGGCTCGTTACCAATGAGATCAAAGAGCTTGCGGACTTGCGGTACCCTATTGGTGATTTCGCTTGTCAGTAACCTCCGCCGGTGCCGGTGGTTGGCTGGTGTGCCGGAGGGGGCTTCCGGGGGCGGGGACACTATATTAAGGGCGGACAAAGGCGGCGGCGAGGCCGTCTAGCTGGCCGCCATTTTGCGCAGCGGGCGCTGAGCAGCAATAGTCGCCGCGGCCGGagctctctcctcctctttccgCTCCACCATGTCGCGGGATCGCTTCCGTAGCcgtggcggcggtggcggcggtTTTCaccggcgcggcggcggcggcggccgcggcggcccCAACCACGATTTCCGCTCGCCGCCGCCCGGCATGGGCATGGGACAGAACCGCGGCCCGATGGCGGGCGGCCCACAAGGCCCAGGCGGTCCGCCGGGAGGAGGCCCGAAGCCCGAACCGCCGAAGCCGCCTACGTCCACCCCTGCTCCGCCTTCTTCATCCTCTTCAGCGTCCGCCACCACGGCGGGACCCACCGGCAGCCAGGCGGGAGCGCCTCCATCCTCTGCGCTTCCCGcggggcagcagccacagcagcagccgccGGTTTCGGCTCCCTCCTCGTCTCCCTCCGGCCCGCAGCCGCAATCcaagcccagccccagccccacaccggCCGGCGGCCCTAAGAAAGGACAAGGACAGTCTCCCGGCGGCGGCCCCAAGGGGCCGGGTGGCCCGCAGCAGGGGCCGCACAAGGGCGGGCCGGGGCACCgcggcgggccgggcggggagccgcggggccgtgggcagcagcaccagggccaGCAGAGCCTCGGGGCACTGCAGGGCTCGGGAGAAAGGAGCGAGAAGCTGTCGGACGAGGTGAGTCACGgcgctccccccccccccgccacccCCCCATCCCTCCGGCACAAGatggcggcggctccgcgcgcCCGCGCCGCCATCTTGAGGGGAGGAGCGGGGGAGAGGCGGCGGCGCCTCAGCGGGACCCGAGCGGTCCCTGGTGTCGGGGCGGTCCCGGGGCTGCGGTTTGGGTTCTGTCGCGTTGCCCGGGGCTGCGGTTTGGGTTCCCTCAAGGTGCCCCTCGCGGTGGCACGGTAGTATGATTTGGATCTCGCGGTGTCCCTGGCGGTCCCGGGGCTGCGGTTTGGATTTCTTCGCGGTGCCCGGGCGGTCCCGGGGCTGCGGTTTGGGTTTCCCGGTGCTCCTCAGGGCTCCTCGCAGCTTGATGTGCAGCACCCAGTGATGGCTCGAACTGGTGTGATTCTTTGTAGGGTTTTAAAGCGAACCTCTCTCTCCTGAGGCGACCCGGGGAGAAGACGTACACACAGCGCTGCCGGTTGTTTGTTGGGAATTTGCCTGCTGATATCACAGACGAAGACTTTAAAAGACTGTTTGCCAAATATGGGGAGCCGGGAGAGGTTTTTATTAACAAGGGGAAAGGCTTTGGATTCATTAAACTGGTAGGCATTCATGTTGCGTGTTCTTCCGTTTCGTTTTCGCGATGTGGTCATGTACAACTTAGTTTTCTAAAACTGGGTTTTGAACTTTCCCCAGGAATCTAGAGCTCTTGCAGAAATCGCAAAGGCAGAGTTGGACGATACCCCCATGAGGGGCCGGCAGCTCCGCGTTCGCTTTGCCACTCACGCCGCTGCCCTGTCGGTGCGGAACCTCTCCCCCTATGTATCCAACGAGTTGCTCGAGGAAGCTTTTTCCCAGTTTGGTCCGGTGGAAAGAGCTGTTGTGATTGTAGATGATCGAGGTAGATCAACAGGAAAAGGCATTGTTGAGTTTGCATCAAAGCCAGCTGCAAGGAAAGCGTTTGAACGGTGTACTGAGGGGGTGTTTTTGTTGACAACGTAAGTACTTCGCCAGGATTTTTTAGTTTTAAGCTGAATAAAGACTGTAGGATTCTAGTTTCTCAGAATAAAGGCTTTTAGAGGAGTAAAatgagtattttcttttcagcactCCCAGGCCAGTTATTGTGGAGCCATTGGAACAACTGGATGATGAAGATGGTCTTCCAGAAAAGCTTGCTCAGAAGAATCCGATGTATCAAAAGTAGGgcactttatttttatatgaagaGGGTATCAGTGATGTTTTAAGTAGTACTGTCCCTGGCACTGAGGAATATGGAAAATTTTTCAGTAACAGGATTTAGATTTTCGATTGTATTTTCAGttcttgggggttttgtttgttcgtAGTTGAAAGTAACATAATGATTTGCTTAGTGTATTTGCTGAGTGTTACACAAGCAGTTTTCTACATTGTATTACAAAGAAATAACATCTTGACAGATGGTTTTGGTGTATGTAGAAACTTGAAAAATCAGACTTAAACTTTCATGCTATTGTTGAGAGCTGTCATCTCCCTTAAGGCATGTCTCGGGTTGATGATCCCATTGGGAATTTGGAAATTTACATTCATGGtttgaaatgagaaataaagtaaaattttaactCGTTCCATGATTAGTATAAACTTGTTGCATGTGGATTTGCCTTATGAGCTGGCTACTGGCATAAAGGAGCAAAGACTGTAGAGTAGTATTAGGGTACAGAGAAATCTTTTCTGAAACGGCAGGTTTGTGTTAGAATCTGTATATTAAATCTGTTTGTTGTAGgaattttatattttcccaGATCACAAAAGGGAGTGCAGGAAGGGAGATCCAGTCAGTCTTGTTTGGCCTAGAAAGTGTTCAAAATTTTTGCTTTGATCAAAAATTTTAAGTAGTTTAGCGGCAGCTTGGAGAGGAGTGTGGATTAATGCAGCGtttcaaaatgttaaaatgttttatattgGTAATGTAAGGAAAGCTTTTGAACTTGATAGTTTTGTTCCATTAATTACTGAATTTTAAGTTCCAGTTTCTTTATATGACAAAACAAATTGTTGGTGCTTGGGCATTTTGAGAACAATTTGTGTGAAAGTAAAGGCTGTTACTTGCCTTTGACACAGAGTGCTTTGGCACTGGGAAAACCCACCTCGGTTGTGCCTGCTCAGGCAAAGGCCTGTCTTGTTTAAGGATTTTTTGCACCTGGAATTGTCAGCAGTGAGGTGTCTAAAAACAGTTAAGAATGAGGTAAACAAGCAGTAGCACTCTGAAGATTTGCTTGGATGTGATAGTGCAAAAGTCTCCATATATGCCATGATAATTATTTGTATCTAGTGCTGTTGTTTCAGGGTGCTCTTGATGTTCCCTGATAATGCAGTTATTTTGCTTGTGATCTTGTATTGACCTTGAGCTTCCAGGATTGCCCACTCTGAGCATCTTCCTTTCTGCAGGGAAAGAGAGACTCCTCCCCGTTTTGCTCAGCCTGGCAGTTTTGAATTTGAATATTCCCAGAGATGGAAATCTTTagatgaaatggaaaagcagcagagagagcaggtGGCAAAAAACATGAAAGATGCCAAGGACAAACTTGAAAGTGAGATGGAAGATGCTTATCATGAGCATCAGGCAAACCTCCTGCGTCAAGGTAACTAGTTCTGAATTCTTactatttttttgctttaaatgctAGCTTAAGTATATGGCTGTTTAATGGTTTAGTGAGTAAGTTTATACTTCTGACTGTGAACTTGAGAATTTCAGAGTTAAAGAGGAACTGGTAGTTTTTTGATATTTATATCAGTGGGTATTGGTAAGAACGGTGATGACACTGGAAGGTACTTCTCTGCCACAGTGCAGCTGAGGCATATCTAATTCAGATATAATTAAAATGTGACGTTTTTTGAAAAAGCTGCTCACAGGCTTCATTCCTGCAGACCTTATGAGGcgccaggaggagctgaggcGTATGGAAGAACTCCATAATCAGGAAATGCAGAAACGCAAGGAAATTCAGCTGAGGTTAGTTTGGCTTTCATGGGATTTTATTCAAAGTTAC encodes:
- the SFPQ gene encoding splicing factor, proline- and glutamine-rich isoform X2, producing the protein MSRDRFRSRGGGGGGFHRRGGGGGRGGPNHDFRSPPPGMGMGQNRGPMAGGPQGPGGPPGGGPKPEPPKPPTSTPAPPSSSSSASATTAGPTGSQAGAPPSSALPAGQQPQQQPPVSAPSSSPSGPQPQSKPSPSPTPAGGPKKGQGQSPGGGPKGPGGPQQGPHKGGPGHRGGPGGEPRGRGQQHQGQQSLGALQGSGERSEKLSDEGFKANLSLLRRPGEKTYTQRCRLFVGNLPADITDEDFKRLFAKYGEPGEVFINKGKGFGFIKLESRALAEIAKAELDDTPMRGRQLRVRFATHAAALSVRNLSPYVSNELLEEAFSQFGPVERAVVIVDDRGRSTGKGIVEFASKPAARKAFERCTEGVFLLTTTPRPVIVEPLEQLDDEDGLPEKLAQKNPMYQKERETPPRFAQPGSFEFEYSQRWKSLDEMEKQQREQVAKNMKDAKDKLESEMEDAYHEHQANLLRQDLMRRQEELRRMEELHNQEMQKRKEIQLRQEEERRRREEEMMIRQREMEEQMRRQREENYSRMGYMDPRERDMRMGGAATMNMGDPYASAAQKFPPLGGGGGIGYEANPGVGQAAMSGSMMGSDMVTYPVVALA
- the SFPQ gene encoding splicing factor, proline- and glutamine-rich isoform X1 codes for the protein MSRDRFRSRGGGGGGFHRRGGGGGRGGPNHDFRSPPPGMGMGQNRGPMAGGPQGPGGPPGGGPKPEPPKPPTSTPAPPSSSSSASATTAGPTGSQAGAPPSSALPAGQQPQQQPPVSAPSSSPSGPQPQSKPSPSPTPAGGPKKGQGQSPGGGPKGPGGPQQGPHKGGPGHRGGPGGEPRGRGQQHQGQQSLGALQGSGERSEKLSDEGFKANLSLLRRPGEKTYTQRCRLFVGNLPADITDEDFKRLFAKYGEPGEVFINKGKGFGFIKLESRALAEIAKAELDDTPMRGRQLRVRFATHAAALSVRNLSPYVSNELLEEAFSQFGPVERAVVIVDDRGRSTGKGIVEFASKPAARKAFERCTEGVFLLTTTPRPVIVEPLEQLDDEDGLPEKLAQKNPMYQKERETPPRFAQPGSFEFEYSQRWKSLDEMEKQQREQVAKNMKDAKDKLESEMEDAYHEHQANLLRQDLMRRQEELRRMEELHNQEMQKRKEIQLRQEEERRRREEEMMIRQREMEEQMRRQREENYSRMGYMDPRERDMRMGGAATMNMGDPYASAAQKFPPLGGGGGIGYEANPGVGQAAMSGSMMGSDMRPERFGQGGAGPVGGQGPRGMGPGTPAGYGRGREEYEAPNKKPRF
- the SFPQ gene encoding splicing factor, proline- and glutamine-rich isoform X3 — protein: MSRDRFRSRGGGGGGFHRRGGGGGRGGPNHDFRSPPPGMGMGQNRGPMAGGPQGPGGPPGGGPKPEPPKPPTSTPAPPSSSSSASATTAGPTGSQAGAPPSSALPAGQQPQQQPPVSAPSSSPSGPQPQSKPSPSPTPAGGPKKGQGQSPGGGPKGPGGPQQGPHKGGPGHRGGPGGEPRGRGQQHQGQQSLGALQGSGERSEKLSDEGFKANLSLLRRPGEKTYTQRCRLFVGNLPADITDEDFKRLFAKYGEPGEVFINKGKGFGFIKLESRALAEIAKAELDDTPMRGRQLRVRFATHAAALSVRNLSPYVSNELLEEAFSQFGPVERAVVIVDDRGRSTGKGIVEFASKPAARKAFERCTEGVFLLTTTPRPVIVEPLEQLDDEDGLPEKLAQKNPMYQKERETPPRFAQPGSFEFEYSQRWKSLDEMEKQQREQVAKNMKDAKDKLESEMEDAYHEHQANLLRQDLMRRQEELRRMEELHNQEMQKRKEIQLRQEEERRRREEEMMIRQREMEEQMRRQREENYSRMGYMDPRERDMRMGGAATMNMGDPYASAAQKFPPLGGGGGIGYEANPGVGQAAMSGSMMGSDMVKMKAE